TTAAACAGGAAAGGGTTTGGGGCTTCCATGGAGACCTGGTCTTAGACGTACTTCCCACCAACCTCTCTCTAATTCAGGAAACTAGGTCCTTGGGGTTTGGGAGGTATGGGGATGCGCCCCTGCTCAGCCCCAGTGTACTCACCTCGGCTGTGCTCACGGCTGCGTGCAGAGACACCACTCCCAGCACCAGATGGGACAGGGCTGTGCTCCACTCGGCCCCCGGCTTGGGGGCCATGGCACCTCAGGCGCTAGTATGTATGAGGACACAGATAGGAGATACTCAACTTTGGAGAGGAAGAAAGCGCAGAAGCCAGCGATCTGGAGCCCTACGCGCGGCACTCTAGTACGCCTAGGTTCCAGGTCCCCATTACTGGATGTTAGGAGAAGTTCAGTCCTAGACTTTCCGGATCCCTGAGGCCACTGCACACACCTGTGGAGAAGAAGAACCTAATTCAGCCGGGAAACGGGGGAAAACGACTCAGGGTCTAAGCTGGGGGGAACGTCAGCCCTGGGGCCCTGGAGCCCAAGTGGGAGTGCGGGCCTGGGGAAGAGAGAGCGGCGAGGCGCTGCAGGCCCACGCGGCGGCCTCGGCCTGCTCCCTGCGTTCCGGGAGGCGTTGTCCTGGGAACCCGGGTCCAGGAGGAGCGACGGCGCAGGACTCCGGGAGGCCAGCCGTGCGCAGTTACCGGGCTGCGCGGTCCCAACGCAGCGGCGAGCGGGAGGCCCGAGCCTGCGCAACGTACCGCCCACCGCCGTCGGCCCTTCCTCCTCTGCCGTGCCTCCAGTTGCCGGAGCGAGCGCGGTCGGGAACCTCCACCAGCGAGAGGAGCGGAGGCTAGAGCGGCCGGGCGGGGCTAGAGCGGCTGGGGGGGGGGGGTCGAGACCTGGGGGGGGCCGGTTGGAGGCCGTAGGAGCGGGTGGGGTCAGGAGGAGCTCGGGGACCAGAAAACGCTCTGTTTCGGTGGGTGCGTGCATGGGCATAGTGGTTTGGAAGGAGCGTGATGAGGGGAGAAGGGCCGGGGCGGGGCTGCGAGGGGCGGGGTCTGGGCGGGGCTGCGAGGGGAGGGGGGTCTGGGAGGGGCTGAGGGAGATAAGATTTAGGCGGGGCTGAGAGCGGCGGGTCTGAGAGGGAGGGGGCCTGGGTGGGGCGGGGTCTGGgtggggcggggcctgggcgAGGATGCAATGGGGGGGTCTGGGCGTGGCTGCGAGGGGCGGGGTCTGGGCGAGACTGAGAGGGACCGAGAGGGGAGGAGCCTGGGCGAGGCTGCAAGGGACGGGGTTTGGGCGGGGCTGCGAGGAGTGGGGGTCTGGGCGGGGCTGAGATGGgcggggctgcagggaggggaaggagaaccCCGGCGTGTTGAAGGCTCCGCGAAACCGGAGCGGTGGGGGACTACGCGGAGGGTGGGAGGGATTCCGAGAGGAGGGTCGCGGGAGCCGTGGGCGTTCTCAGCCCGGTGTCCGCGGTGTAGGGGTTGGGGCGCGCCGGGCGGCGCCGTGAGAAACGGCGGGTCTCCAGGTGCGGCCGCGGGCACCTCTTTCTAGTACCCCCGTCCCCGCGCTCGCCTTCCAGCCGTGGGAGCCGGGCCGTGGGGGCGGCCGTCGCGAGCATGCGCACCGGCACTGCGGCGGGCGGGCGCCGAGTCTGGGCGCGGGGACGCGGGGCGGCGCGAAGCGGGGCCCTCTGCCGCCCCGCGCTCCCATGTACGCCTTTTACTCGTTGCTCATCTACATCTTCTACAGCCTCTTCCGCAGGGATGGTGGCGCCGCGGCGGCCGCGGAGCCCGGGGACCCCGCCCAGGTGAGCGGGGCTGGCCGTGCAGCCCGTCGTCCCCCGccgcctgccccacccccacgccGAGGTTCCCGGGGCGGGGGCGGCCACGGGGCGCGGGGCGACGGGGCCGTGCCGAGTACCCTCGGCTCGGCCCCGGTGCTGGAAGCGTAGACTTCGGCCCCAATCCTCCGGCCCGGTTCGCGGAGGGAAGGGGCCAGCAGGCTGCCTGCTCCCTCCTCAGGGGCGCCCCTGTCCCCTCCCTAGAGAGCCCGCAAGCCCCGGGGTCGCCGGCGCCCAGACCTGCCCGCGCCAGAGCTGTGGACCGAGCTGACCGGCCTGGCCGGTAGGTGCGGGCTGGGAGTCCCGCGGTGCGAGGGCGGTGCCGGGACCTCCCAGGGAGGGGCGGAGGCCTGGCTCCAGCACGTGACCCGAAATGTCTCCCGCCCTCCTCCCTGACCGGCAGCCAGCTCCGAGCCTGAGGATGGGTCGGAAGGCGCAGCCGAGGGCCGCGCGGCCGCGGTGTCCCTGGAAGAGGCCCTACTGCGCCTCGCCGAGTTCCTCTCCGTCCAGCTGGGGGCGGAAGAGAGCTGCGGGAGCCCGGCGGACCTGGGCCAGGTGAGCGCGGCGGAGGGGGCTGCTGGCAGGTACTACCTGCGCCGGCCCTCCTGGCTCTCACAGCCCTGCTCCGATTCTTGTCTCCTTCGCAGTCTGGCGAGGTCCCCCCACTGTTGACAGTGACCAGTCAGCTCTTGGCCCTTCTGGCATGGCTTCGAAGCCCCAGGGGGAGGCAGGCCCTGCTCCAGGGGACTCAGCCAGCCCCTCGGGTCCGGCCCCCCTCTCCAGATGGTGAGTAAAGGACAGTAAGTTGAAGAAGAACTCTGGAGGGAGCAAATCCCGGTAGAACCTGGGGGGCCTGGAGTTCGGGGTCATGTTCCGGAAGATTTGGACTAGAGACCTCTTCAGTGCTAActgggcccaccctactccaggatCCACATCCCAAGAAGAAAGCCCTTCCCACTTCACCGCAGTCCCAGGCGAGCCACTGGGGGATGAGACCCAGGGACAGCAGCCCCTCCAGTTGGAGGAGGATCAGAGGGCGTGGCAGCGGCTGGAGCAGCTCATCCTGGGACAGGTGAGGTCCCTGGAGCCAGAAGGGATTGCCGGCTGGGACGCCAGAAAAAGGAGGTCCACCCTGTCTCTCTTACTTCTCCCCAGCTGGAGGAGCTGAAGCAGCAGCTGGAACAGCAGGAGGAGGAGTTGGGTCGACTGCGCCTGGGCGTGGTGAGGCTGCAGGGGGACctggcagggccgggcatggAGGGGGTGCTTCAGGTGAGTGCCGAGGTTTCCTCTCCACCAGGGGGCGACGGACTCAGAGAAAAGGGTTCAGCATCTGACTCTGGAGAACGAGGCCCTGAAGCAGAGCCTGAGTCTCATGCGGGACCTCCTGCTGCACTGGGGCCCCGGGCCCCCCAACAGGGCTCCGCAGGTACTCTGCTCCCGAGCTGCAGCCGTTCCTGCAGCCTGGGGCTCTTGCACACCTGGCATGCAGCCACAGGGCCCGAGCCTCCTCAGGACCTACCGGGATGGTCTGTGTAGGGCAGCCCCATCAGGGAGGCTGATGCCAATGGGAAGACCCCCCTCTCCGTGGCTCCTCTGAGTGGCTGACCCCAGGAGAGCAGAGGGACTGTGGGAAGGAGGTCTGCGTGGAGTTGGGAGGCATGGGTTCACAGCCAGCTCTGCCCACCTCTTGACTTGactttcccatctgtgaaatggtacCGCAGACCGTCCCTCTCTGAGTCCCTCCTGGCCCCCACCCTCCCGCAGGAGGAGGCGGAGGCATTGCTAGAGCTCCAGGGCCGGCTTCAGGAGGCCCAGGACACCACAGAAGCCCTCCGAGCCCAGGTGGGCATGGGGCCCAGGGATCCATGGCTCAGGGGTGAGGTGGGCTGGGGTGCTGGGAGGAGCTTATCTGAGGCAGGGCCTGGTAAGTGCCTGTTTCCTCAGTGACGGGTGGGGTTGGGCGGGGCAGCTGGGGGTGCAGGAGGTGCAGCTGCAGGGCCTTCAAGGGGCCCTCCAGCAGCTCCAGCAGGAGACGGAGCAGAACTGCAGGCGTGAGCTACAGCAGATGCATGGGCAGTTGGCAGGTAAGGGTTGGGGCTGGGGCTCACGGGAGGTCCTGGAGGCTGGGCCTTCCCTTCCAACAGACTTCCCTCTCCAGGACTTCGGGCACGGATGGCCAGCCTGCGTCAGGGCTGCGGGGACCTCCGAGGTTTGGTCAGCACCTTTACCCAGAGCTGTCAGGGTTCGCTGAGTGAGGCCCGGGGCCAGGTCAGGACCCCTCCGCGCCTAgcccctcctctctgggcagccTATTCACTGTTCTTTTGACGGGGGCGCTCCTGGGGAGTTGGCTGTACTAATAAGTGGGGCTCTGGAACCCAAACAGCTTCTGTGTGACCCAGGGTGGGATTCCACTTCTGGGCCTTGTTTTAATTCTATGCATACTTGGTTGACAGTAAACTCTTAAAGCATTGCCCAGAAGCACGGAGGAGACAGATGATGTGGTGTTCCTGCCTGTCATTCCTGGGCTTTATCCTGGGGTTACTCAATGATGTCCCCAGGGGCCCAGAGCCACTGAAAGTTGTGGCTTAGCACAGCTGAGCGGGCCTGTGGGGGCTCCCTGCTGCTCTCAggaccctcccaccccccacctccgCAGCTCCTTGGCTGACCCCTTGCCTTCTGTACATCCCTCTTCCCTCAGGTGTCCTGGGCCTTGGGGGCACTGTCATCTGGAGGGCCTGGCACTCAGCTCCCTGAGGGGCAGCAAGGGCCCCCAGCCGGATGCCCAGGGCGGCTGCCAGAACTCAAGGGTATGACAGGCTTAGGAGCCTAGCGGGGCAGGGAGGGTGGCTGGAAGAAGTGCAGCTTCTCTGTGCTTTAGGGTCTGCGAGGCATTCTGCTGATCTGATCCCCACTGCAGGAAATATCCGTGTGCTGTGTCGGCTGAGGCCAGGGACATCCTCCAGCCTTGTGAGCGTGGAGCCAGGCCCAGGGGGCACCGTCACCACCTGCTACCGGGGGCGCCATCGTCGATTCCGCCTAGACTGGGTCTTCCCTCCAGACGCCAGCCAGGAGGAGGTGACAGCCTGCCTTTGCAGCCATCCTGACCCTTTTTCAGAGTTCCCTGAAGAGCAGGAGAGGCTCCAGTTTCCCCTTCCCAGTCTGGGTGTCCACCTGGAGGAGAGAGGGTGGCTGGGCTCTAGCCAGGAAGGAAAGGGAACCGAGGGGGCTGGGAAGCAGGGCAGGCAGCCCAGCTTGGTGCCTCCTGCTCCCAGGCTTCACTGCCTGCCCACTCCCCTTTGCTGGGGTCCAGGGTCTGCCCAGCTATGAGGGCCCCTCATTGCTTTATGGCCCCAAGGCAGGCGGTGGGTGGTGGGGGCCGTGGGTGAGGAGGCAACCTTCTAGTCTTAGTGTGCTCTCTCTGCCTTGCCTGGATCCCACTCTCCTTCCCCACCCTTTTCCTGCCAGACACCTGTGGAAAAGCAGGGGCTTCagccccagcccaccccacctTCACACACGTTTTCATCTGCACGTGCCCTTTGCTGCTACAGCTCCCACAGCTGAGGAGATGGCAGCTCAGAGCCAGGGGAGACTAGGTAAGGGGCAGAATGGCAGCGACTCCCAACCAGGCTGCCTGCCAGCCTCACAGGGACAGGGGGACGACTGCCCAGCCGGTGGCCGGGGTCACCCTGACTCCCTCTTTTCCAACCACTTTTTCCTTCATCCCACACATTCCTCTGGCCTTAGCCCCACCCCACACTGCAGCACTGCGCAGGGCATGCCTTGTGCACCGTCCTCTGGACAGCCGTCCTGGACAGGGGCCTCTAAGTCAATGTGTCTGAACCAAAGGCATCTGTGGACAAGCCCCTCATCTGTGTTCCCGTTTCTGCAGTGGCGCCATGATGTGCTCCTGAATGTCATCCACAGTGCCACCTCCATCCAATCATGGAACCTCAGTGACCACACAGAACACAGAATTCTAGATTCTAGCCTTGTGGCTGTCTTCAAACAGAGCTGACAGCCCACCCTGTTAGCAGCGACCTTCTGGGCATAAAAGCCAGCCATGTTGTTGCTCAAAAGACTGTTGGTGTCCAGTGCCAATGGGGTGAATGTCCTAACCTTGTGTCTCTCTCAGCACCTGTCTGTGCCTGGGCTCCAGCAGGCCTGGCTGGCCACCATCCCCCGTACCTGCAGGCCCTTCCTGGGGTCACGCCTTGTGAGCCAGGTACTGGTGTGGCCGGCCCTCTAGGTGCACTGCCACGAGTGTTCACAGCAGGTGCCATTGCAGCCCTTATCTctcaggggaaactgaggcacaggaaggcCAATGAGTAAGCTCCAATCATACCCAGGTTTGAACCGAGCAGTCACGCCCCAACatctgggctcttttttttttctttatttttgagatggaatcccactctgtcgcccaggctgtagtgcagtggtgcgatcttggctcactgcaacctccgcctcctgggttcaagcaattctcctgcttcagcctccgaagtagctgggattacaggtgcgtgccaccatgctcggctaatttttgtatttttagtagagacgggggtttcaccgcgtttgccaggctggtcttgaactcctgaccttgtgatctgcctgccttggcctcccaaagtgctgggtttacaggcgtgagccacctcgcccagcccatcTGGgctcttttaaacattttttaaattttttactatatatatatgtatatgtattttttttggaCAGTCACGCtttgtcatcaggctggagtgcagtggtgcaatctcaggtcactacaacctctgcttcccgggctcaggagatccttccacctcagcctcccgagtagctgggaccacagatgtgcaacaccatgcctggctaatttttttgtagtttttgtacagacggggtttcaccgtattgcctaggctggtctcaaactccggagctcaaccaatccacccgcctcggcctcccaaaatgctgggatttatttttctttttttcacgtTGGCTTCCACATTAAGGACACCACACCTGCGCTCTTAACTGCTGTCCCCAGGTCTCCTACGTGGTCTTCAGGACTCCAGAGCCTCTGCATAGGCTGTTCCTCTTCTCATTGTGTCTTTTCCCTTCTTTGCCTGGCAAATTCTTGCAAGCACCACCTTCTCTAGGGAGACAGAGGGTCTCTGTAGGACACACCCTCCCCCATGGTCCCTTAGAGCCATCCTCCCAGGGGACTAGGCTCTGCTCACACCTGCCTTCATGgcactccccaccccaccaaatAGGGCATAAACAGGCAACGTGGGGAGGACTCAAAACACATTCTCCCGCCTCCCGCAGGTCTTCAGAGAGCTGGAACCTGCAGTGCTGTCCTGCCTCCGAGGCTACAGCGTCTGCATCTTCACCTATGGCCAGACAGGCACCGGGAAGACCTACAGCATGGAGGTGGGACAGAGCTCACGCCCCAGTGGGAGAGGCCCCAGGGGCCCTGCATGACTTGGATGTGAGCCCGGTGtgcaccccaccccatcctcagGGCCCTCCTGAGGACCCCGGCATAGTTCCTAGGGCGCTGCAGTCGCTGTTCCGGGAGATGGGGGCCGGCCGGCAGCACCGGGTGACACTCAGCATGGTGGAGATCTACAATGAGGCTGTCAGGTGGGCTACTCCACCAGGGAGGCCTTCTCCCCACCCCTGGCCCAGGGCCCTTCCGGATTTCCAGAGAATTCTGGAACCAAGACCTTCCCCTTTCTCACCAGGGACCTCCTTGCTCCAGGGCCTCCCGAGCGCCTGGCCGTGAGGCAGGGCCCAGAAGGCCAGGGCGGGATCCAGGTGGCTGGCCTCACCCACTGGGACGTGCCCAACCTGGAGACATTGCACCAGGTAGGGCTGCACCGCTCTCCGAGACCCCGCCCCGTGCTTCCACTTGGGGGCGGGGACCCTGCACCTAACCAGCCCTTCGCTCCGCCTTCCAGATGCTGAAACTGGGGAGGAGCAACCGGGCCACCGCCGCCACCGCCATGAACCAGCGCAGCTCCCGCTCGCATGCCCTGGTCACGCTGACGCTGCGCGCGGCGTCTCCACCGCGCGCTCCAGGCACCGCAGGTACCACGGCCGGTGCCTGAGCCCTGCGGAGTCTCCAGCGCACCCGAGGCCCGGCCTTCCCCCATGTCGGGCTCGCTCGCCCCTCTAGGCACGCTGCACCTGGTGGACCTGGCGGGATCCGAACGCGCACGGAAGGCAGGGGCGGCCGGCCCGCCGCGGGGAGACCCAGACGGCGCCCGGCGCCTGCGGGAGGCCCAGACCATAAACCGATCGCTGCTGGCGCTAGGAGGCGTGATGGCCGCACTGCGGGCCCACCGGCCGCACGTGCCCTTCCGCGACTCGCAGCTCACGCGACTGCTGCAGCCGGCGCTGGGCCCAGGCACCACCGCGGTGCTGCTGCTGCAGGTGGGCGCCGGGGCGGCGCAGGCGCGGGGCAGGTGTGTGCATGCCGGTCGCCGCCCACCCGGGCCCGCCCACCCGCGCCTCTTGCCCGCAGATCTCCACGCGGCCGGAGGATCTCGGGGAGACAGTCTGCTCACTCAAGTTCGCCGACCGAGTGGGTCAAGTGGAGCTGGGGCCAGCCCGGCGCCGCAGGGTCCCGCGCTCCTCCGGGACGCCCTCTTCCCTCAGTACCGACACTCCGCTCACCGGGACCCCCTGCACCCCTACGCCGTCCCCTGGCAGTCCTCCATGCCCCAGTCCCGACAACGGCTCGGGCTCGGCCCTCGCGCCCGCAGAGGGCCTGCCCCTGTAGTCCTGGGTCGCGGCCCTGCCCATGGGGTCTCAGGCCAGGTCTCTGCTGGCAGAGGCGGTAGTAAAGTCCCTGTACCCCGTCTCCCAGGGCACAAGCTCCCTAGCCTCTTTGGATCCACTGCCCCTGAGCTCCCAGAGTCACCCCTCCACCTCCGCAGCCAGTGAAGTGTGTTGTGCCTGCTGAAGTGATcaccccccgcccccagccctgcATCAGGCCACAGGTCTTGGCTTTCTCCTTATCACCATTTGCTGTTATCACGGCACACAGCAGGGAATCCCAGGCCCCCCGCCAAGTGGCTACCCAAGTCACCACTCCTGACCCAAAAATCAGGCATGGCATTAAAACGTTGCAAATTCCTTTACTGTTATCCCCACCACCGCCAGGACCATGTAGGGTGCAGTCTTTACTCCCTAACCCGTTTCCCGAAAAAGGTGCTACCTCCTTCCCAGACAGACGAGAGAGGGCAGGACTTCAGGCTGGATCCACCACtgggctctccctcccccagcctggagcACGGGAGGGGAGGTGACGGCTGGTGACTGATGGATGGGTAGTGGGCTGAGAAGAGGGGACTAGGAAGGGCTATTCCAGGCTCAGCCCTGCTCCTGCAGCTTTGCCGCTGAGTGTAGGAAAAACAGAGGCATGACAGACCAGGGTGAGGGTTGTGCCCAGCTGGGCCACGGCCATGCGTGGGGTGGTCCAATAAACACCGTGGACTCCCAGCAAGGCTGCTGCCTGGTGTTTCGAGGCTGCTGTGGTCGCAGACAGCCGCCTCGCCTTGGCTCCCTGTCAACAAGGTGGGGGTGGGAGCGGGAGGGAGGAGCGGCCCCTGTCTTAAGAGCCTCACAGGCTGCACCAGGAGAGCAGCCAGCCTGGGCCAGGGGCCGCCAGGTCCCGAGGGTGGCTGACCCAAACGTCGTAGATGCTTTTGTTGGGTGGCACCCCCTGGAAGAGGGCGTCTAGATCGCAGAGCAGCCCTGGGGGCCCTCGGGTTTCAGGGGCCACCCCCCAGTAGGCAGGGCTGGTTGACGGACACCGGGGACAGGAGGTGGGTGGTGGTGCCAAGGGCATTACCACATTGGGAGTGTAGATAGGCAAGTAGGAGGTGGGCAGCTGCCCCCAGAGGGAGGCCCTGTGTCCCCCGCTGGACCGTCCCCCAGGAACTGCGGTGCCCTGCAGTAAGTGGAGAGGCCAGGCCCTAGGCTCTGGGGAGAGGGTTGAGGGCCCGATGGCTCCCCCCTGCACAGTCTCCCCCTCCACTCTCGTGGGGCCAGGAAGGGGGCAGAGGGGCCACAGAGGTCTCTCAGaagagggaaggggtggggtgggcaccGCCTCCTCCCCACTGTTCCCTGTGCCTGCAGGAACTGGGCTGCTCTGTGGAGCTAGCCCCGGCCAGGGTGCCCCCTCCCCGGACCCTCCTAGCAGGGACTTGATGCTGAAGCCCTCACTGGGTGGTGGCGGGGGAGTGGGCGGCCGGTATGGCCGGCCGTGCAGCACGTAGGGGCCCAGGTCCTTGGCGAAGGCTCCACGCGCACCTCTGTTCTGCCAGCGCCGGCACAGGGCGGTGTTCTGCAGCCGGAGCGCCTCAGCTGGGATCAGGCTCACGTCGACCGCCCAGAAGTTGCCCTTGGCCTGGGGCTTTGCAGGGTCCTTGGGCACCTGGGTGTGGGGGTCAGACATGGGTGGGGCTGCCCAACCTTGGATGCTCAGGACTTCCGCGCGCGCTCCGCCCCCGGGCTCCGACCCTGGCCTGCCCCACCTTGCGGAAGCATCGGTTGGAGGAAAGGTTGTGGCGAATGGAGTCTTTCCAGCCCTCGTAGTCTTCCCTGAAGAAGGGGAACACGGCCTGGACCTGACGGATGATCTGAAACCGCCAGGCGGCCGGCCGGCGCCGTGAGCCCAGACGGGGAGGGGGTAgcgccctccccctcccccactacCGGGCTCAGGGGCGCGCGGTGCCAGCCCCTGCTGTCCCCAAAGAAAGACATTTCTGCGCGGAAGCGCGGCAGAGGGGGCAAGGGGCTCCCGGAGAAGGGTCGTGCCTTGAGGCCCTCAGCTCTCAGGACTGGTCCCACTGGCATACCTGGGTGGGCTAGGAAGGGGTGGGGGTCAgggcttgaacctggaagtggGTGGGGAACGAGTCTGGGGAAAGAGAGAGTGGGGGCCGGGGCCCGCTCACCTGGGCCAGCTTCAGTCTGCGGGAGGGAGCGGCCTGAATCACCAAGGCGATCATGGCCAAGTAGGTGTAGGGGGGCTTGTCATGTCGCAGgtacctcttcttcctcctcttaggGGGCTGGGAGGGCGACTCTGCCTCTGGGGGCCCCAGGCGGGAGCCGCTGCAGGGCCCCATGCGGGACGGTAGACAGCGTGGGCAGGGGCCTGGCCGGGTGGAGGGTGCAGGGCGGTGGGGCAGTGTAGAAGGCAGGGCCGGGACCTGAGGCCGGGCTGGGGCAGGCGGGCTGGGGCCTTTATCATTCGgatggaagggggaggggagggaagggaggaagaggctgTGGGGGAGGGGAGCATGCCGAGGGCTTCCACAATTAGCAGGTTTTGGTTAATCTGGaagggaggggcagagaggaTTCTAGTGGGGGCTTCTCCTGAGGCCTCAGTCTCCACCCCTGAGTTGCCTTTGGGTGGCCAGGCCCGGCTTCAAAGGGGCTGCGATGACCCATCGCTACTTTATCCCGTCTTCCCTGCTCAGGTTTCAGGaccccatttaacagatggggGAGTATTTAGCCCATGCCAAGCTCCCAAGGCGTGGGGCGCCCCTGGAGTTCAAGATCTAGCAGCTGCTAGTAGGCCCTGAACTATGGGAGCTGGATACCCACCCAGGACATGATCAGGtggagcttcctggaggagaaggCCATGAAGCCCCCACCCTAGGAACAAAAGGGGGACACATTGACTCAACTGATTTCCTGGGAGTTGCTTGAGGAGCCCAGGTGGACCGCTCACCTCCTCCTCCCTAGCcatctctgctcctccacccaaGCAAGGCTGGTATTGCGTATCCTGCCCCAAAGCCCAGGTTCTCCTCCCTCACAAGGGGCAAGTTTGCCCAAGAGGATAGCAGCTCTGGGAATTAGCAGCGGTGGTTGGTGCTGGCACCAGGCCAAGGGCCCCCAGACACACGGGGGCCCAGGGATATGCTTTTGCCCTTCACTCTGAGAATTCAGCTTTTCTTGTGCAGCCTCCACCATGATAACCTCAAAGGGCTGAAAATCTGCAGCATACGGTGGGGTCCAGCACACCCTGAGGTGCGGAGGGGAGGGACAGGCAGCAAGTGtccaggaggaggaggcctggGCCGTAAGGGGCCTTGTATGTGGGGTGCCACACTGCTCCTGCCCCCCACACCCCTGGTCGGGTGGTGCCCCTTTTCCTTCTATCTCTGACTCTCCCCTCAGACCCCACGTGGTTTCCCTCAGGATTCCTGTCCCCACCTCTCTGCTGTGTTCCCTAGGTTATGGCTGCACAATCCTGTGCCTCATGAGGCTAATACTTGTGGCCACTTCACCCCATTCGGTCAGCAAGGCGTCGTTCTTTTCTAcaagtgtttgttgttgttgttgttttgagacaaggtctcactctgttgcccaggctggagtg
This genomic stretch from Pan paniscus chromosome 7, NHGRI_mPanPan1-v2.0_pri, whole genome shotgun sequence harbors:
- the KIFC2 gene encoding kinesin-like protein KIFC2 isoform X5, with the translated sequence MYAFYSLLIYIFYSLFRRDGGAAAAAEPGDPAQRARKPRGRRRPDLPAPELWTELTGLAASSEPEDGSEGAAEGRAAAVSLEEALLRLAEFLSVQLGAEESCGSPADLGQSGEVPPLLTVTSQLLALLAWLRSPRGRQALLQGTQPAPRVRPPSPDGSTSQEESPSHFTAVPGEPLGDETQGQQPLQLEEDQRAWQRLEQLILGQLEELKQQLEQQEEELGRLRLGVGATDSEKRVQHLTLENEALKQSLSLMRDLLLHWGPGPPNRAPQEEAEALLELQGRLQEAQDTTEALRAQVSWALGALSSGGPGTQLPEGQQGPPAGCPGRLPELKGNIRVLCRLRPGTSSSLVSVEPGPGGTVTTCYRGRHRRFRLDWVFPPDASQEEVFRELEPAVLSCLRGYSVCIFTYGQTGTGKTYSMEGPPEDPGIVPRALQSLFREMGAGRQHRVTLSMVEIYNEAVRDLLAPGPPERLAVRQGPEGQGGIQVAGLTHWDVPNLETLHQMLKLGRSNRATAATAMNQRSSRSHALVTLTLRAASPPRAPGTAGTLHLVDLAGSERARKAGAAGPPRGDPDGARRLREAQTINRSLLALGGVMAALRAHRPHVPFRDSQLTRLLQPALGPGTTAVLLLQISTRPEDLGETVCSLKFADRVGQVELGPARRRRVPRSSGTPSSLSTDTPLTGTPCTPTPSPGSPPCPSPDNGSGSALAPAEGLPL